One genomic segment of Deltaproteobacteria bacterium includes these proteins:
- a CDS encoding nucleotidyl transferase AbiEii/AbiGii toxin family protein, whose product MKDSPYFKQAVLMVKTIPHVAAENCFAVKGGTAINLFVRNLPRLSVDIDLTYLPVDEPRDIVLPKISEALARISNEIKKTIAGARVQETRVRNPDRITRLTVSVGPTRTKIEANEVIRGAVFPAEERELTPRAENMFELSVTARTLSLADLYGGKFCAALDRQHPRDLFDVLLLFQNEGITDEIRKAFVVYLASHDRPMHELLNPSLKNVRRIYDNEFTGMTLDPVAYEDLIAARDRLVETLREQLTNDEREFLVSLKAGEPKWQSIGIAGVEKLPALQWKLTNIQRLEVKKQRELLEKLKRVLEM is encoded by the coding sequence TTGAAGGATAGCCCGTACTTCAAACAAGCCGTGCTGATGGTCAAAACTATCCCGCACGTCGCCGCCGAAAATTGTTTTGCGGTGAAAGGCGGAACGGCGATCAATCTGTTCGTACGTAACCTGCCGCGCTTATCGGTGGATATCGACCTAACTTATCTCCCCGTCGACGAACCGCGTGATATCGTTCTGCCAAAGATCAGTGAAGCTCTCGCGCGTATCTCCAACGAAATCAAAAAAACCATCGCCGGCGCGCGGGTGCAGGAAACCCGCGTACGGAATCCTGACCGTATCACGAGGCTTACCGTGTCGGTGGGGCCGACGCGAACAAAGATTGAAGCCAACGAAGTTATTCGCGGCGCTGTTTTTCCCGCCGAAGAACGTGAATTGACGCCGCGCGCCGAGAATATGTTTGAACTTTCGGTGACGGCGCGGACACTTTCCCTGGCCGACTTGTACGGAGGAAAGTTCTGTGCCGCGCTGGACCGTCAGCATCCGCGCGATTTGTTCGATGTCCTGTTACTTTTTCAAAACGAAGGCATCACCGACGAGATTCGCAAAGCCTTTGTGGTATACCTCGCCAGCCACGATCGGCCGATGCACGAACTGCTCAATCCTTCGCTGAAGAATGTCCGGCGCATTTACGACAACGAGTTCACCGGCATGACCCTCGACCCAGTGGCCTATGAAGACCTGATCGCCGCAAGAGATAGGCTCGTCGAGACGCTGCGAGAACAACTGACCAACGATGAAAGAGAGTTTCTCGTTTCCCTGAAAGCCGGAGAACCGAAATGGCAATCGATCGGGATCGCGGGTGTCGAAAAATTGCCCGCGCTCCAGTGGAAATTGACGAACATTCAAAGGCTGGAAGTGAAGAAACAGAGGGAACTTTTGGAAAAACTAAAGCGAGTGCTCGAAATGTGA